From Candidatus Pedobacter colombiensis, one genomic window encodes:
- the chrA gene encoding chromate efflux transporter, whose product MNQEESAKLRLKEVAVLFLKLGCIGFGGPAVHIAMMEEEVVRKRKWLTHEYFLDLIGATNLIPGPNSTEMTMHIGQERAGWKGLVIAGLCFILPAVIISGVIAFAYQKYGKLPEVEPFLYGIKPAIISVVIAMMISLVRKALKSFELGLIGVVAVILAIYGFNDIYILFGGGLVGLLIQVIKDRKNTVQSLLPLIILPAYAASSNGFNWKVFWIFLKIGAILYGSGYVLFAFLDTELVKTGLLSKQELIDAIAVGQVTPGPVFSSATFIGWQLGGLMGAVAATIGIFLPSFLFVAFLTPLILKLRESKIMSAFLDTINMVSIALIITVCIEMGKASIVDWRTIFIAVVGFLISIKFKYLNSAFVILGGAGLGFVLSLI is encoded by the coding sequence ATGAATCAAGAAGAAAGTGCTAAATTAAGGCTTAAAGAAGTAGCAGTTTTATTTTTAAAATTAGGGTGTATTGGTTTTGGTGGCCCTGCAGTCCACATTGCCATGATGGAAGAGGAAGTAGTGAGAAAGCGGAAATGGCTTACCCACGAATATTTTTTAGATCTGATTGGTGCGACCAATTTAATTCCAGGGCCAAATTCCACCGAAATGACCATGCACATTGGGCAGGAAAGAGCAGGATGGAAGGGGCTCGTGATAGCAGGCCTCTGTTTTATTCTTCCGGCAGTAATCATAAGCGGAGTAATTGCCTTTGCCTATCAGAAGTATGGGAAACTGCCAGAAGTAGAACCATTCTTATATGGGATTAAGCCTGCTATTATCTCCGTTGTGATCGCCATGATGATTTCTTTGGTGCGTAAGGCATTGAAGTCATTTGAGCTGGGGCTGATAGGTGTAGTTGCTGTTATACTGGCCATTTATGGATTTAACGATATTTACATCTTGTTTGGAGGTGGGCTAGTAGGTCTTTTAATACAAGTTATAAAAGATCGTAAAAATACAGTGCAAAGCTTGTTACCACTTATTATATTACCAGCTTATGCGGCTTCTTCGAATGGTTTTAACTGGAAGGTGTTTTGGATCTTTCTGAAGATCGGGGCCATTCTTTATGGAAGTGGTTATGTGCTTTTTGCTTTTTTGGATACAGAATTGGTGAAAACTGGGCTTTTGAGTAAGCAGGAACTAATTGATGCCATTGCAGTAGGTCAGGTTACGCCTGGCCCTGTATTTTCATCAGCTACTTTTATAGGCTGGCAATTGGGTGGACTTATGGGAGCCGTTGCTGCGACCATAGGAATCTTTCTTCCTTCTTTTTTATTTGTTGCTTTTTTAACTCCCTTAATCCTTAAACTTAGGGAATCTAAAATAATGTCAGCCTTTTTAGATACCATCAATATGGTTTCAATTGCATTGATTATAACTGTCTGTATCGAAATGGGGAAAGCATCCATAGTGGACTGGAGAACTATATTTATTGCAGTTGTTGGCTTCCTGATTAGCATTAAGTTTAAATACCTTAACAGTGCCTTTGTCATACTTGGGGGAGCTGGATTAGGATTTGTTTTAAGTTTAATTTGA
- a CDS encoding DoxX family protein, whose translation MNNLFKVSPVPTIYARVIVGLIFLSEGIQKFIRPDEVGAGRFLKIGFHDAAFWAHFTGVFEILCGLLLLLGLLTRVATIPLLVIMIVAFITTKYPILIDKGFWSMAHEYRTDFAMTILLIFLLKYGGGKNSIDHLIYYAKKQE comes from the coding sequence ATGAATAATTTATTTAAAGTATCTCCTGTCCCTACAATTTATGCGAGGGTTATTGTTGGCCTTATCTTTCTTTCGGAGGGCATCCAAAAATTTATTCGGCCTGATGAAGTAGGTGCCGGAAGATTTCTAAAAATTGGATTTCATGATGCGGCTTTCTGGGCACATTTCACAGGTGTTTTTGAAATACTGTGTGGGTTGTTACTATTACTGGGCTTGCTGACCCGCGTCGCTACCATTCCCTTACTAGTTATTATGATCGTAGCCTTCATCACTACAAAATATCCTATTCTTATAGATAAAGGTTTTTGGTCGATGGCCCATGAGTATCGAACAGATTTTGCAATGACCATCCTATTAATATTTCTTTTGAAGTATGGAGGTGGTAAAAATTCAATTGATCATCTAATTTACTATGCTAAAAAGCAAGAATGA
- a CDS encoding HipA domain-containing protein, with protein sequence MTMHLARLFKIETAEHALIRTSMGELSYITKRFDRVKGEKIHVEDLCQLSELLTEQKYKSSYERVGKIIKQYTTNSGLDVIKYFRLVLFSFLTGNNDMHLKNFSLMHTDKGILFSPAYDLLNVNLIYPKDIEDLALTLGGRKRKIKRVDFNQFAMSLGIADKVRDNIYKEFFKQSEKVNDWIGKSFLNEEFKKNYFEIFERKMKQIELK encoded by the coding sequence TTGACAATGCACCTGGCTAGGTTATTTAAAATTGAAACTGCTGAACATGCTTTAATTAGAACTTCAATGGGCGAATTATCTTATATCACGAAACGTTTCGATCGAGTTAAGGGAGAAAAAATTCATGTAGAAGATCTTTGTCAGCTTTCTGAATTATTGACTGAGCAGAAGTATAAAAGTTCGTACGAGCGTGTAGGAAAAATCATTAAGCAATACACTACAAACTCAGGATTAGATGTGATTAAATACTTCCGATTAGTGTTGTTTAGCTTTCTTACTGGTAATAACGATATGCATCTCAAGAATTTTTCTTTGATGCATACGGATAAAGGTATTTTGTTTTCACCTGCTTATGATTTGTTGAATGTAAATTTGATTTATCCAAAAGATATTGAAGATCTGGCTTTGACTTTAGGAGGACGAAAAAGAAAAATTAAGCGCGTAGATTTTAATCAATTTGCTATGAGCTTGGGGATTGCTGATAAGGTTAGGGATAATATCTATAAAGAATTTTTCAAACAGTCTGAAAAGGTTAATGATTGGATTGGAAAAAGTTTTTTGAATGAAGAATTTAAGAAAAATTATTTTGAGATTTTTGAAAGAAAAATGAAGCAAATTGAATTAAAATAA
- a CDS encoding type II toxin-antitoxin system Y4mF family antitoxin: METIRVFVKIKRKELGLTQEELALNAGVGLNFVRDLEQGKKTLRLDKVNDVLALFGKEVGVIDKIDK; this comes from the coding sequence ATGGAAACAATACGAGTGTTTGTGAAAATTAAGCGAAAGGAATTGGGCTTAACTCAAGAAGAACTTGCCTTAAATGCTGGAGTAGGGTTGAATTTCGTTCGTGATTTGGAGCAAGGTAAGAAAACTCTTCGTCTGGATAAGGTGAATGATGTATTGGCTTTGTTCGGAAAGGAAGTTGGGGTGATTGATAAAATTGATAAGTAA
- a CDS encoding gamma-glutamyltransferase — MKRLLTSLAISSLCLAQPVAAQQTQKPVLHGQNWMAITGKPLAATAGSMIFQQGGNAVDAACAMLGATCTMWDTLSWGGETQVLLYNPHTKKVIAINAMGVAPTGATPAFFKAKGYNFPPEYGALAATTPGTVGGLIYMLANYGTMTLEQVLRPSMELAKGYPIEAQAANSMERGKDKIKEWPYSKKVFLTHPGEKREAPETGEIFEQKDLLATLTKLVDAEKAALKRGKSRKEALMAAYDRFYKGDIAQEFVRGSKEQGGLITMADLAKWKPLEEEPLTVNYKGIDVYKLKQWTQGPVMLQALNILENFDLKAMGFNTPKYIHTIYQAMNLAFADRDFYYGDPYFSPQEPMQGLLSKAYAKDRAKLIGFESNNPNIGPGDPYPYEGKVNPYLQLLKSRGFELDTTKRNFAPKHDMSNNTPDNIYQERLWLGTTSVEAADKEGWVVSITPSGGWLPACIAGNTGIGMSQRMQSFVLDSAINPFNVVAPGKRPRVTLSPSLALKDGKPYVSSAVQGGDTQDQNLLQFFLDMTEFGMNVQQAAEAPNINTNQLWLSLGGTKTEDRMPKPGQILLNSNTSHETREALKKMGYILSFSDRTSGPINAIYFDWKHKSMWGGSSNHGEDYGIGW, encoded by the coding sequence ATGAAAAGACTACTAACCTCCCTCGCTATTTCTTCTTTATGCCTTGCTCAACCTGTAGCAGCGCAGCAAACTCAAAAACCTGTTTTACATGGTCAAAACTGGATGGCCATCACTGGAAAGCCTTTGGCTGCAACTGCAGGGTCCATGATTTTTCAACAAGGAGGTAATGCAGTAGATGCTGCCTGTGCTATGCTGGGAGCAACCTGTACCATGTGGGATACATTAAGTTGGGGAGGCGAAACGCAGGTTCTTTTATATAATCCTCATACCAAAAAAGTTATTGCTATTAATGCGATGGGAGTTGCGCCTACAGGTGCTACACCAGCATTTTTTAAAGCAAAAGGCTATAATTTCCCACCAGAATATGGAGCATTGGCCGCAACAACACCCGGAACAGTTGGAGGGTTGATTTATATGCTGGCTAATTATGGTACGATGACATTGGAGCAGGTATTGCGTCCATCTATGGAATTGGCCAAAGGCTATCCAATAGAAGCGCAGGCTGCCAATAGTATGGAACGCGGAAAAGACAAAATCAAAGAATGGCCTTATAGCAAGAAAGTGTTTTTGACACATCCAGGAGAAAAGCGTGAAGCTCCTGAGACTGGTGAAATTTTTGAACAGAAAGACTTGTTAGCCACTTTAACCAAGCTGGTTGATGCCGAAAAAGCGGCTTTAAAACGAGGAAAATCGAGAAAAGAGGCATTAATGGCTGCTTATGATCGTTTTTATAAGGGAGATATTGCGCAAGAATTTGTAAGAGGCAGCAAAGAGCAGGGAGGTTTAATTACGATGGCTGATCTGGCCAAATGGAAACCATTAGAAGAGGAGCCATTAACTGTTAACTATAAAGGTATTGATGTCTACAAATTGAAGCAATGGACACAAGGGCCGGTGATGTTGCAGGCATTAAATATTCTGGAGAATTTTGACCTCAAAGCGATGGGTTTTAATACACCAAAATATATTCATACCATTTATCAGGCCATGAATCTGGCATTCGCCGACCGTGATTTTTATTATGGAGATCCATATTTTAGTCCGCAAGAACCTATGCAGGGGCTATTGAGTAAGGCATATGCTAAGGATAGAGCTAAATTGATCGGCTTTGAATCTAATAATCCTAATATTGGCCCTGGTGATCCTTATCCTTATGAAGGCAAAGTAAACCCTTATCTGCAATTGCTTAAATCCAGAGGGTTTGAACTGGATACCACTAAAAGAAATTTTGCACCTAAACATGATATGAGCAATAATACTCCAGATAATATCTATCAGGAGAGATTGTGGTTGGGCACAACTTCTGTTGAAGCTGCAGATAAAGAAGGATGGGTTGTTTCTATAACACCTAGCGGTGGCTGGCTACCAGCTTGTATTGCTGGAAATACAGGAATAGGGATGAGTCAGCGGATGCAAAGTTTTGTTTTGGATTCTGCAATTAATCCTTTCAATGTTGTAGCTCCTGGTAAACGTCCAAGAGTAACCTTGTCGCCTTCTTTAGCTTTAAAAGACGGTAAACCTTATGTGTCTTCTGCTGTGCAGGGTGGAGATACTCAGGATCAGAATTTATTGCAGTTCTTTTTAGATATGACAGAATTTGGAATGAATGTACAGCAGGCTGCAGAAGCACCAAATATCAATACAAATCAATTATGGCTTTCTTTGGGAGGTACTAAAACTGAAGATAGAATGCCAAAACCCGGCCAGATTTTGTTAAACAGTAATACTTCCCATGAAACAAGGGAGGCATTAAAGAAAATGGGTTATATATTGAGTTTTAGTGATAGAACCAGCGGGCCAATTAATGCCATTTACTTTGATTGGAAACATAAAAGTATGTGGGGCGGTTCGAGTAATCACGGCGAGGATTATGGGATAGGCTGGTAG
- a CDS encoding SgcJ/EcaC family oxidoreductase produces MKSTLFFIMISFTACVSFGQTSNDKTSVAKVVSDFQEDFNDGSFKKANLYTTKDWQHLNPNGGISIGRENVLKEVRAVHQGFLKGVSMKTESIAIYFISPTVAIANVIHKMGNFTTPDGKLHTNERQIKTYIIVKEKRKWLLTHDQNTVISR; encoded by the coding sequence ATGAAATCTACATTGTTTTTTATAATGATAAGTTTTACAGCTTGTGTCAGCTTTGGACAAACATCTAACGACAAAACTTCAGTTGCTAAGGTTGTAAGTGATTTTCAAGAGGACTTCAATGACGGGAGTTTTAAAAAAGCTAATTTATATACAACTAAGGATTGGCAGCATTTAAACCCTAATGGAGGAATTTCTATTGGGCGAGAGAATGTGTTAAAAGAAGTAAGAGCAGTTCATCAGGGATTTTTAAAGGGAGTTTCTATGAAAACTGAAAGTATTGCTATTTACTTTATATCGCCAACAGTTGCGATAGCTAATGTGATTCATAAAATGGGTAATTTTACAACACCAGATGGAAAGTTACATACTAATGAGCGACAAATAAAAACTTATATAATTGTAAAAGAAAAGAGAAAGTGGCTTCTAACACATGACCAAAATACAGTTATCTCAAGGTAG
- a CDS encoding restriction endonuclease, whose translation MKEKYSDWISPQILLAIQEHYTLLYCCTQEVKLDYYKLVLNRILELDDKEFEILVTHILSALGFEGSEHKGKVGDGGVDATGELDVSGLAKIKIFVQAKRYKLGSKINHNVVKNLRSNIPSGGQGAFITTAEFQKRAQEIANESGFPRIGLINGEQLVDILTVHWNDIPDDFKEKLGLKIGLVIS comes from the coding sequence TTGAAGGAAAAGTACTCCGATTGGATATCGCCACAAATATTATTAGCCATTCAAGAACACTACACCTTACTTTATTGCTGCACACAGGAAGTTAAGCTTGATTATTATAAATTAGTTCTAAACAGAATATTAGAATTAGACGATAAAGAATTTGAAATTTTAGTTACTCATATTTTATCAGCGTTAGGTTTTGAAGGTTCAGAACATAAGGGGAAAGTAGGAGATGGGGGAGTAGATGCAACTGGTGAATTGGATGTTTCTGGATTAGCCAAGATCAAAATTTTTGTTCAGGCTAAGAGATATAAACTTGGCTCCAAAATAAATCATAATGTAGTAAAAAATTTAAGGTCAAATATTCCATCAGGAGGACAAGGAGCATTTATTACCACAGCAGAGTTTCAAAAAAGAGCACAAGAAATTGCTAATGAGTCGGGGTTTCCTAGAATAGGACTAATTAATGGAGAACAACTTGTTGATATTTTGACGGTTCATTGGAATGATATTCCCGATGATTTTAAGGAAAAACTAGGGTTAAAGATTGGACTTGTTATTTCATAA